A stretch of bacterium DNA encodes these proteins:
- a CDS encoding integrase has product MGKILDWLQERVKHWTKPATSVLIIDILSDLTRSRADLVVENALLRQQLIVLNRQIKRPQLTNNDRFRLVFLSHFTKFWKQALHIV; this is encoded by the coding sequence ATGGGCAAAATCCTTGACTGGTTACAAGAGCGCGTCAAACACTGGACAAAACCAGCCACTTCAGTCTTAATCATCGACATACTTTCAGATCTGACACGCAGCCGTGCGGATTTGGTTGTAGAAAATGCGTTGTTGCGTCAGCAACTGATTGTGCTGAATCGACAGATTAAACGACCTCAGCTAACCAACAATGATCGTTTTCGGCTGGTGTTTCTATCGCACTTTACGAAGTTCTGGAAACAAGCCCTACATATCGTTC